From a region of the Triticum aestivum cultivar Chinese Spring chromosome 7D, IWGSC CS RefSeq v2.1, whole genome shotgun sequence genome:
- the LOC123168399 gene encoding transcription factor RAX2-like yields MGRAPCCDKGSVKKGPWSPEEDRKLKDYIHTNGTGGNWIALPTKAGLKRCGKSCRLRWLNYLRPNIKHGDFSDEEDRVICALFAAIGSRWSIIAAQLPGRTDNDVKNYWNTKLKKKQLHLLIAAAAHGQQYGSRPPAPPFTLEQQHHHHTSSTSIASLGQLLMFGGRGGDQQQQQQYTSSFSSVDISNNTSAAAVGLQESFMFGGLQFQQQEEETNNLLSPPAASSSGNDIMTYEHHEMISPSGFFFYGDGAGAAATQEGTRFLY; encoded by the exons atGGGTCGAGCTCCCTGCTGTGACAAGGGCAGCGTGAAGAAGGGGCCATGGTCGCCCGAGGAGGACAGGAAGCTCAAGGACTACATCCACACTAATGGCACAGGCGGCAACTGGATCGCGCTCCCCACCAAAGCCG GTCTGAAGAGGTGCGGGAAGAGCTGCCGCCTGCGTTGGCTCAACTACCTGCGGCCGAACATCAAGCACGGCGACTTCTCCGACGAGGAGGACAGGGTGATCTGCGCCCTCTTCGCCGCCATCGGCAGCAGGTGGTCCATCATCGCCGCGCAGCTCCCCGGGAGGACCGACAACGACGTCAAGAACTACTGGAACACCAAgctcaagaagaagcagctgcacctgctcatcgccgccgccgcccatggcCAGCAGTACGGCTCCAGGCCACCGGCACCACCATTCACCCTtgagcagcagcaccaccaccacactagCTCTACTTCTATTGCATCTCTAGGCCAGCTCCTCATGTTTGGAGGCCGAGGAGgcgaccagcagcagcagcagcagtacacGTCGTCGTTCTCCTCGGTGGACATCTCCAACAACACCAGTGCTGCTGCTGTTGGCCTGCAGGAGAGCTTCATGTTTGGTGGCTTGCAGTttcagcagcaggaggaggagaccaacaacCTGCTGTCACCACCAGCAGCATCATCATCTGGGAATGACATCATGACCTATGAGCATCATGAGATGATTTCGCCGAGCGGCTTCTTCTTCTACGGCGACGGTGCCGGtgctgcagcgacacaagaagggACTAGGTTCCTTTATTAG